From the Bacillota bacterium genome, the window ATCCCTGAGCACGAAGTGAAACGGGCGGCCCGGCAGGGCAGCCGGGCAATTGCTGCAGCGGGCCGGTCCCCTGCTGCGCACCAGCGCATCCCCCCTGTGTGCTCCCTTCGACACAAAGGGGGATGTGTCCTGGCGCGCCACTCCCCGACGCGCCCGCGGCCGCCCCTTGTGGGTTACGCTTGCCCTGCCGACCTGCTCCTCGTGAATCCCAGGGCGAAGCTGAGGGTCATGAGGAATAGGACGGGAGCGAGTATGGCGAAGATGAAGCTAGCCGGGAGAATCGGTCTGCCCGCCTTGAGGAAGGCCAGGGCAATCCCCCCGATCCCGATCAGCGTGCCGCCCACGGTGACCAGGGCGAACGGCGGCCTCGCCCGACCCCGCCGGATGGCTGCCAGGGGCAGGAAGAAGATGGTGAGGCCGGCCGCGGAATGCACGATGGCGAGCACGGCGGTCCCCAGGCCAGCAGGTCCCACGAAGCGGGTGGCGGCAATGCCCAGCAGCCCAACCACGGCGAAGGTCAGGTACGTGACCCGGTAGCTGGGGAAGTGCTGGGCCACCAGACCCGTGGCCAGGGCCAGGGGGATCAGGGCCGCCACGATCACCACCAGGGGGCTGGCCAGGACACCGTAGCCAAAGGCGATGAGCAGCAGCCCGGCCACCAGGAGAACACCAAATGACAGCGTGTAGTAAACGTTGTGGCTGGCCTCGCCCCCCGCCCGGCGGTGCTCTCCGGCGAAGAACCACACCAGGTAGGCAGCCACCAGGCCGGTGGCAAGCAGAACCACCCTGTCGAACCCGCCCATAGGAAAACCCTCCTTCCCGAATGGGGGTGGCACTCGCCCCCACCCTCAGCTTAGGGAGAACACCCTCCCCCGGCATTGACGAACGTCAACGGCGCCACCACCCGCCCTCGCGCCGGGGCTGGAAGGTGGGGGTGGAATCCGCACCCGGGCGGCGGGGACGCGAGGATCCCAGGGGGGTCCGCCGTACCCACCGGGGTCTATACACCCACGATCGCCGCCGGACCAGGGTGTATACACCCCAATCGCCACCCGGATCGCGGTCCCTGCACCCCGATCACCGCACGCACCCGGGTCTATGCACCGCGATCACCACCCCAATTGGGGTGCCTGCACCGCGATCGGGTTTGCTGAAGGGGGGTATTGACAGGACCGATTAACAGGGTTATATTTTAACCAGGTTCATGGCTCTGGAACGCCGTCGAGGAAGGAGGCCGGGATCGGATGCCAGGGACCCCATCCCCCGACGCCACCACCGTGCAGACCAGGCTGACGGAACTCTTCTCCCGCGTGCTGCCCCATGCCGGCGATGGGAACGCCCGGATCTCGGCCAGCCAGCTCGCCTGTCTTCACTACCTAGGCACTCACCCCGGAAGCACGGTCACGGACGTGGCGGGAGGGCTCCGCATCAGCAATCCCGCTGCCACCAAACTGGTGGACCGCCTGGAAGCCCACGGCCTGGTGGTGCGCCTACCCCGTACGGGCGACCGCCGCCAGGTACGCCCGGCCCTCACCCCGCGCGGGCGGGAAACCCTCGTCGAAGCCACCCGCAAGCGTGACCTGGCCCTGCGCCGCGTCCTCGAACGCATGGACCCCGAGGCCAGGCGGGCACTGGAGGCAGGGCTCCGCGGCTTCCTTGAGGCGGCCCTTCAGGAGCCGGCTGACCTGGAGCGGGTGTGCCTGCAGTGCGGGACCGAGCACGTCCCCTGGTGCCCGCTGAACGAACTCCACGCACAGCTCACCGGCCGCACCCTGCCGGCAGAGGCATCGTCCGCGGACTCGCCCAGCAAACAGGGCGAGCTGAAGAGGCCGAGGAAGGGCGACCCGACGAGGCCGGCGGGAGATCATCGGACGAGGCCGGAGGAGGCTCACCCGACGAGGCCGGCGGGGTCGATGAGGCCCGAGGAGGGCCGCCCGAAGAGGCGAGGGGAGGGCGACCCCACGACGCCGAGCGAGGGCCAGCAGAAGAGGCCGGGGGAGGGCCGCCCGATGAGGCCGGGGGAGGGCCGCCCGATGAGGCCGGAGGAGGAGGCGAGGACATGAGGCTGAGCAGGCAGTCTGACTATGCCATCCGGCTGGTCCTCGACCTCGCCCGGCAGCCCGACCACAGCGGAGACATCAAAGGGGTGGCCGCCCGTCAGGGTGCGCCGGCGCCCTACCTGGCCAAGATCACCCAGGCCCTGGCCCGGGCCGGCCTGGTCGTGGCTACCCGCGGGGCCCGAGGAGGAATCCGGCTCGCCCGCCCTCCCGCCCGTATCACCCTGCACGATGTCGTGGAGGCAGTGGAGGGCCCCATCGTCTACAACCGGTGCCTGCTGTGGCCCGGCGAATGCGACCCCTCCCGGCCCTGCCCCCTGCACCCCGTGCTCGGGGGACTGGCGCGGGCGGTATCGGACTACCTCAAATCGATCGACTTCGCCCATCTGGCCTCCCTCCACCGGGGGTCGCAGGAAGGACGGTGAGGAGGATGGGTTAGTCTTTCAGCTAAAAGAGGACAAAGACGTCCAGAAAGTACGGAAGGAGGAACCCTCAAATGGAAGTTCGGTCTCTCTGCTGTGGCTGCGCGTCCTGCCGGACACCACCTTCATCGTGCTGGGAGTGGTCCCCCTGCTGTACGTAGCCCTGCGCGCCTACCGTCACCGTCGCCCCGCCACCCTGCTTCCCGAGCGAGCCAAACAAGTACGGAAAGGAGGATACGCTCATGGAGGTCATCAGAATGGAGTCGGTGGAGGCTGCCCGTACCCCCCGCGGGGTCACGGGCCGCAAGCTGGTAGACATCCCCGCCGTCCACGTCATGAACCTCATCCTGCAGCCCGGCGAGGAGGTCCCCTTCCACGTGACGCCGGTGGACGTGCTGTTCTACGTGGTGAAAGGCGAGGGCACCGTCCTCATCAGGGACGAAAGCACCCCCGTGGGGGAGACCGACCTGGCGGTGAGCCCCAGGGAGATCCCCCACGCCCTGCGGGCCGACCGCGGGGAGGCCTTCCAGGTACTGGTGATCAAGACGCCCAGCCCCGCTCACCTGGCGCCCCCAGCCGACAAGGCACGGGTGAGTGGCTGACAGACAATGGTGAAACGGCGCACAGACAGCCCGTGACTTCAAGGAGCGTGCGAAAATGGAGAAAGTCGAACGTCTCACGGAGGTACTGCGCAACCTGAACACTCCCGGCGCGGCCGAGGCCGTGCGGGAGGAGGCCAGGGCGCTCTTGCGGGAGATCAATCCGGCCGAACTCTCCCTGGCCGAGCAGAAGCTGATCGAGGAGGGTGTCGATCCCCAGCAGTTGCGGCACCTGTGTGCCGTCCACCTGGAGGTGCTGGACGACCAACTGCGGGACGTCCGGGGCAGGCTCACACCGGGCCACGTGCTGGACACCTTCTACCGGGAGCACGACGAGATCCTGCACTTCCTGGACCTGCTCGATAGCGTGAACGAACGCATCCAAAAGGAGAAGGAGTACGACCTGGCCAACCCTGCCTACGAGATGCTCCGCCACCTGGCCGAGCACCTGGTGGCGGCGGAAAAGCACCACGCCCGCGAGGAAGAGGTGCTCTTCCCGGAACTGGAGAAGCGGGGTATCACCGGACCGCCGCGCATCATGAGGCTGGAGCACAACGACCTCCGTCCCCGCAAGCACCGCCTGCTCGAGCTGGCCGAGGCCGCGCCCGGGATGGAGTTCGCCCGTCTCCGCGAGGAGCTGGCCCAACTGACCGCCTACGTGGGCTTCCACCTGCGCGACCACATCTTCAAGGAAAACACCATCCTCTACCCCACCGCCCTGGAGGTCATCACCGACGATGCCACCTGGGCCGAAATGAAGTCCAGGTGCGACGCCATCGGGTACTGCTGCTTCACCCCCGCCCATTGAGCGCCGGTGGGCGTCGACAGAGGCCGGTCGATGTTCGCATGCTGGACGCACGCTGTTCAGGGGCATTCGCCGGCTTCTGTCGCCAGCACCACCACCTTCGCCGCCTCACCCCGGGTGGCACCGTCTAGGGGGCGGAAGGCCCCTGAGGGGTCGCCCACCATGATCCCCACGTCTCTGACCGCGGTTACGTATCCCCGTGCCACTCCGGGAATATCCGCTTCATCCCTGAAGCCGCCCGGCCCCCCGGGCGACAGCCTGAGGGCCTTCGCCACCAGGACCGCCATCTCCCACCGTGCTATGGGCTGGTCGGGCAGGAACCCCTGCGGGTAATGGCCACCGGAGAAGAATCTCCAGGCCGCTCGAGGTACCAGGGCAGCGAGACCAGCTCCCGGTACCGTCCCAAGAACGGCTGGTTGTCGGTGAGGCAGT encodes:
- a CDS encoding S-layer homology domain-containing protein encodes the protein MAKALRLSPGGPGGFRDEADIPGVARGYVTAVRDVGIMVGDPSGAFRPLDGATRGEAAKVVVLATEAGECP
- a CDS encoding Rrf2 family transcriptional regulator; translation: MRLSRQSDYAIRLVLDLARQPDHSGDIKGVAARQGAPAPYLAKITQALARAGLVVATRGARGGIRLARPPARITLHDVVEAVEGPIVYNRCLLWPGECDPSRPCPLHPVLGGLARAVSDYLKSIDFAHLASLHRGSQEGR
- a CDS encoding cupin domain-containing protein, which produces MEVIRMESVEAARTPRGVTGRKLVDIPAVHVMNLILQPGEEVPFHVTPVDVLFYVVKGEGTVLIRDESTPVGETDLAVSPREIPHALRADRGEAFQVLVIKTPSPAHLAPPADKARVSG
- a CDS encoding MarR family transcriptional regulator; translated protein: MPGTPSPDATTVQTRLTELFSRVLPHAGDGNARISASQLACLHYLGTHPGSTVTDVAGGLRISNPAATKLVDRLEAHGLVVRLPRTGDRRQVRPALTPRGRETLVEATRKRDLALRRVLERMDPEARRALEAGLRGFLEAALQEPADLERVCLQCGTEHVPWCPLNELHAQLTGRTLPAEASSADSPSKQGELKRPRKGDPTRPAGDHRTRPEEAHPTRPAGSMRPEEGRPKRRGEGDPTTPSEGQQKRPGEGRPMRPGEGRPMRPEEEART
- a CDS encoding DUF438 domain-containing protein, with protein sequence MEKVERLTEVLRNLNTPGAAEAVREEARALLREINPAELSLAEQKLIEEGVDPQQLRHLCAVHLEVLDDQLRDVRGRLTPGHVLDTFYREHDEILHFLDLLDSVNERIQKEKEYDLANPAYEMLRHLAEHLVAAEKHHAREEEVLFPELEKRGITGPPRIMRLEHNDLRPRKHRLLELAEAAPGMEFARLREELAQLTAYVGFHLRDHIFKENTILYPTALEVITDDATWAEMKSRCDAIGYCCFTPAH